The Prosthecodimorpha staleyi genome has a segment encoding these proteins:
- a CDS encoding PIN domain-containing protein, with product MFANRFTAFIDACTLVSALKRNLLLTLAEAEFFRVRWSDTVLDETERALVAIHSKRGIENAAERAKRAREAMENAFEDANVGKFDNLRLPCISLPDPGDTHVLAAAVKTRADVIVTENLKDFPEEILEPLMIEARSADAFIADTIALDPGRAVAAIRTMRMRLKNPAKTAEVLLIDMESEGLVETVDVLRPHVASL from the coding sequence ATGTTTGCGAACCGGTTCACCGCATTCATCGACGCCTGCACACTGGTGAGTGCGCTGAAACGGAATCTGCTCCTAACCCTTGCGGAAGCCGAGTTCTTCCGAGTTCGATGGTCCGATACCGTTCTTGACGAGACGGAGCGGGCATTGGTGGCAATACACTCGAAGCGCGGAATCGAAAATGCTGCCGAGCGCGCAAAACGTGCTCGTGAGGCTATGGAAAATGCATTTGAGGACGCAAACGTAGGAAAATTTGATAATCTCCGCCTGCCTTGCATTAGCTTGCCAGACCCTGGCGATACTCATGTGCTTGCCGCCGCAGTCAAAACCCGCGCAGACGTGATAGTTACTGAAAATCTGAAGGATTTTCCAGAAGAAATACTTGAACCACTTATGATCGAGGCCCGGTCGGCTGATGCCTTCATTGCTGACACGATTGCCCTCGACCCCGGTCGGGCGGTGGCAGCAATCCGAACGATGCGGATGCGGCTTAAGAATCCAGCAAAGACAGCCGAGGTTCTGTTGATTGATATGGAATCGGAGGGACTTGTGGAGACAGTCGACGTTCTACGTCCGCATGTTGCCTCGCTATAA
- a CDS encoding extracellular solute-binding protein, giving the protein MRQSKIAAGFAAPVRHPRSPVTALRLLVFGAVLSTGLMSAPALHAEEPQWRHGLSLMGSVKYPADFKHFDYVNPKAPRGGVLRMGTDGTFDSFNAILPKGNVAAGIGLIYDSLMTSAYDEISTEYGQIAEAVKYPDDFAWVTFRLRPEARWHDGQPLTAEDVVWSFNKLKEFSPQQAFYYRHVVSAEASGPGEVTFRFDEKGNRELPQIVGQLSVMPKHWWEGVGPDGQKRDIGKTTLEPPLGGGAYKIKSFDPGKRVVYERVKDYWAQSLPVSIGQNNFDEIRYEYYRDDTVELEAFKGDQYDVRFENVAKNWATAYDFPAVRENRVILEKFQERGRGVGVGFVMNLRRAKFQDPRVRLALSYAFNYEEINRTVFFGQYERINSYFFGSDLAASGVPAGSELDILQEAKTKGPVPEEVFTKAFTNPVTNDPAQERNNLREAVRLLREAGYVTEGTRLVDGKTKEPLKIEFLINSPSSERFAVPYRQQLSKIGIDLAVRYIDSSQYINRLRSRDYDMIYTGWGQSLSPGNEQLEYFSSGAADREGSRNYAGIRNPAIDYVIQRVIYAKDRAELEAATRALDRLLVWNHYIVPGWTYRFSRMARWDRFSRPETLPYYAEPQFPTIWWWDAEKAAKTGGR; this is encoded by the coding sequence ATGCGCCAGTCGAAGATCGCCGCAGGTTTCGCCGCCCCCGTCCGTCACCCGCGGTCTCCGGTGACCGCCCTGCGTCTCCTGGTCTTCGGCGCCGTTCTGTCGACCGGCCTGATGTCGGCGCCCGCCCTGCACGCGGAGGAGCCGCAATGGCGGCATGGCCTGTCGCTCATGGGCAGCGTAAAATATCCGGCCGATTTCAAGCATTTCGACTATGTCAACCCGAAGGCGCCGCGCGGCGGGGTGCTGCGCATGGGGACCGACGGCACCTTCGACAGCTTCAACGCCATCTTGCCGAAGGGCAATGTCGCCGCCGGGATCGGGTTGATCTACGACAGTCTGATGACCTCTGCCTATGACGAGATCTCGACCGAATACGGGCAGATCGCCGAGGCGGTGAAGTATCCGGACGATTTCGCTTGGGTCACTTTCCGGCTGCGTCCAGAGGCGCGCTGGCACGACGGCCAGCCGCTGACGGCGGAGGACGTCGTTTGGAGCTTCAACAAGCTCAAGGAATTCTCGCCGCAACAGGCCTTCTACTATCGCCATGTGGTTTCGGCCGAGGCCTCCGGTCCGGGCGAAGTCACCTTCCGCTTCGACGAAAAGGGCAATCGCGAGCTGCCACAGATCGTCGGGCAGTTGTCCGTGATGCCGAAACATTGGTGGGAAGGTGTCGGTCCGGACGGCCAGAAGCGGGATATCGGCAAGACGACGCTCGAGCCGCCGCTCGGTGGCGGCGCCTACAAGATCAAGTCCTTCGATCCTGGCAAGCGGGTGGTTTACGAACGCGTCAAGGATTATTGGGCCCAGTCTCTTCCGGTGAGCATCGGGCAGAATAATTTCGACGAGATCCGCTATGAATACTATCGGGATGACACTGTCGAACTGGAGGCGTTCAAGGGCGACCAGTATGACGTGCGGTTCGAGAACGTGGCCAAGAACTGGGCGACGGCTTACGACTTCCCGGCCGTGCGGGAGAACCGCGTCATCCTGGAGAAGTTCCAGGAGCGCGGTCGCGGCGTCGGCGTCGGCTTCGTGATGAACCTTCGGCGTGCGAAGTTCCAGGATCCGCGCGTGCGGTTGGCGTTGAGCTATGCGTTCAACTACGAGGAGATCAACCGCACGGTCTTCTTCGGGCAGTATGAGCGCATCAACAGCTATTTCTTCGGTTCGGATCTGGCGGCGTCGGGCGTCCCGGCGGGGAGTGAACTCGATATTCTCCAGGAGGCCAAGACCAAGGGACCCGTCCCCGAGGAGGTCTTCACCAAGGCGTTCACGAATCCGGTGACCAACGATCCGGCGCAGGAACGCAACAACCTGCGCGAGGCGGTCCGCCTGTTGCGCGAGGCCGGCTACGTCACCGAAGGCACGCGCCTGGTCGATGGCAAGACCAAGGAGCCGCTCAAGATCGAGTTCCTGATCAACAGCCCGAGCTCTGAGCGCTTTGCGGTGCCCTATCGTCAGCAGCTATCCAAGATCGGCATCGACTTGGCGGTCCGATACATCGATTCATCGCAATATATCAACCGGCTTCGCTCGCGCGACTACGATATGATCTATACGGGTTGGGGCCAGTCGCTGTCTCCCGGCAACGAGCAGCTGGAGTATTTTTCGTCCGGTGCGGCCGATCGCGAAGGGTCGCGGAACTATGCCGGCATCCGGAATCCGGCGATCGACTATGTCATCCAGCGCGTGATCTATGCCAAGGACCGTGCCGAACTGGAGGCTGCAACCCGGGCGCTCGACCGGCTCCTGGTCTGGAACCACTATATCGTGCCCGGCTGGACCTACCGCTTCAGCCGCATGGCGCGCTGGGACCGCTTCTCGCGGCCGGAGACATTGCCCTACTATGCCGAGCCGCAATTCCCGACCATCTGGTGGTGGGACGCCGAGAAGGCCGCCAAGACGGGTGGTCGTTGA
- a CDS encoding TIGR02300 family protein has protein sequence MAKPELGTKRLCPNCGTKYYDLNRDPILCPKCGTLFTVAAVVSRAKAAPAVEEAEEEVDEAAPIEFVPLEEAEADESADEAVPGIEDEEIADIPDDEDDTFLEAEEDDEIDGIDIDVAGEDEER, from the coding sequence GTGGCCAAACCCGAGCTCGGAACCAAGCGGCTCTGCCCGAACTGCGGCACCAAATATTACGACCTGAACCGCGATCCGATCCTCTGCCCGAAATGCGGCACCCTGTTTACCGTGGCGGCCGTCGTGTCGCGCGCCAAGGCGGCCCCGGCCGTCGAGGAGGCCGAGGAAGAGGTCGACGAAGCCGCCCCGATCGAATTCGTGCCGCTTGAGGAAGCGGAAGCGGACGAGAGCGCGGACGAGGCGGTGCCCGGCATCGAGGACGAAGAGATCGCCGATATCCCCGACGACGAGGACGACACCTTCCTCGAGGCGGAGGAGGACGACGAGATCGACGGCATCGACATCGATGTCGCCGGCGAGGACGAAGAGCGCTGA
- a CDS encoding prephenate dehydratase → MTGRKKIVFQGEPGANSHIACREVYPDYEAVPCQTFEDCFAAIQSGAADLGMIPVENSIAGRVADIHHLLPQSMLHIIGEYFLPIRHQLVGLKGARLADIVSAQSHPQALGQCRQSLRQLGLAAIVGADTAGSARQIADAGDPTRAAISSRLAAEIYGLDILKADIEDDQHNTTRFIILSPEDLRAAPGVGPIMTTFVFEVRNVPAALYKALGGFATNGINMTRLESYMVGGTFTATQFLADVEGHPDEIDLGRALEELSFFASARILGVYRASPFRARVKDIESARLRPAVRGM, encoded by the coding sequence ATGACCGGCCGCAAGAAGATCGTTTTCCAGGGTGAGCCCGGCGCCAACTCGCACATCGCCTGCCGCGAGGTCTATCCGGACTACGAGGCGGTGCCGTGCCAGACCTTCGAGGACTGCTTCGCGGCGATCCAGTCGGGTGCGGCCGATCTGGGCATGATCCCGGTCGAGAATTCGATCGCCGGCCGCGTCGCCGACATCCACCATCTGCTGCCGCAGTCGATGCTGCATATCATCGGCGAGTATTTCCTGCCGATCCGCCACCAGCTGGTCGGCCTGAAGGGCGCCCGCCTCGCCGACATCGTCTCCGCCCAGAGTCACCCGCAGGCGCTCGGCCAATGCCGCCAAAGCCTGCGCCAGCTCGGCCTCGCCGCCATCGTCGGCGCCGACACGGCCGGCTCGGCCCGCCAGATCGCCGATGCCGGCGACCCCACCCGCGCCGCCATCTCGTCGCGGCTCGCGGCCGAGATCTACGGCCTCGACATCCTCAAGGCCGATATCGAGGACGACCAGCACAACACGACCCGCTTCATCATCCTGTCGCCGGAGGACCTGCGCGCCGCGCCGGGCGTCGGGCCGATCATGACCACCTTCGTGTTCGAGGTGCGCAACGTGCCGGCCGCGCTCTACAAGGCGCTCGGCGGCTTCGCCACCAACGGCATCAACATGACCCGGCTGGAAAGCTACATGGTCGGCGGTACCTTCACGGCGACCCAGTTCCTGGCCGACGTGGAAGGCCATCCGGACGAGATCGACCTCGGCCGGGCCCTGGAGGAACTGTCCTTCTTCGCCTCCGCCCGCATCCTCGGCGTCTACCGGGCGAGCCCGTTCCGCGCCCGCGTCAAGGATATCGAGAGCGCCCGCCTGCGGCCGGCCGTGCGCGGCATGTGA
- a CDS encoding 3-deoxy-manno-octulosonate cytidylyltransferase, with amino-acid sequence MSDRAVVLIPSRMTATRLPGKPLADILGTPMIVHVWRRGVEAGIGPVVIACDDQRIADVVIAAGGEAVLTDPNHPSGSDRIFEALNRYDPDGRFDVVVNVQGDLPTIEAAAVKAAFAPLDDPAVDIATIAAEITVEEEKTNPNVVKAVGTPIGPDRLRALYFTRATAPTGPGPLYHHIGLYAYRRTALERFVTLPPSPLEKREKLEQLRALEAGMRIDVGIVNTVPLGVDTPEDLHKARALLSR; translated from the coding sequence ATGTCCGACCGCGCCGTCGTCCTGATCCCCTCCCGCATGACCGCCACGCGGCTGCCCGGCAAGCCGCTCGCCGACATTCTCGGCACGCCGATGATCGTGCATGTCTGGCGGCGCGGCGTCGAGGCCGGCATCGGCCCGGTCGTGATCGCCTGCGACGACCAGCGCATCGCCGATGTGGTGATCGCGGCCGGCGGCGAAGCCGTGCTGACCGATCCCAACCATCCGTCCGGCTCGGACCGCATCTTCGAGGCGTTGAACCGCTACGATCCGGACGGGCGTTTCGACGTGGTGGTCAACGTGCAAGGCGACCTGCCGACCATCGAGGCCGCCGCCGTCAAGGCCGCCTTCGCGCCGCTCGACGATCCGGCGGTCGACATCGCCACCATCGCGGCGGAGATCACGGTCGAGGAGGAGAAGACCAATCCGAATGTGGTCAAGGCCGTCGGCACGCCGATCGGGCCGGATCGCCTGCGCGCGCTCTACTTCACCCGCGCCACCGCCCCGACCGGCCCCGGGCCGCTCTATCACCATATCGGCCTCTATGCCTATCGCCGCACGGCGCTCGAACGCTTCGTGACGCTGCCGCCCTCCCCGCTCGAGAAGCGCGAGAAACTGGAGCAGTTGCGGGCGCTGGAGGCCGGCATGCGCATCGATGTCGGCATCGTCAACACCGTGCCGCTCGGCGTCGACACGCCCGAGGACCTGCACAAGGCCCGCGCGCTGCTGTCGCGCTGA
- a CDS encoding c-type cytochrome — protein sequence MDSFELNKIAGAVLGTCLFTLGLGVLSDVIFDSPVPAKAGFEVATAEAGAAAGGGQAESAAVAATPIAERLKTATADDGKKVFGKCSSCHNPEKGGKNGTGPNLWGVVGGPLGHADGFAYSAGMKEGAAAGQKWDFAHLDEFLANPAGVVKGTKMSFKGLPKPEERAAVIAYLRSLSDNPVPLP from the coding sequence ATGGATTCCTTCGAGCTTAACAAGATCGCCGGCGCCGTGCTGGGCACCTGCCTGTTCACCCTGGGCCTCGGCGTGCTCTCCGACGTGATTTTCGATTCGCCGGTTCCGGCCAAGGCGGGTTTCGAGGTCGCGACCGCCGAGGCCGGCGCCGCCGCCGGCGGCGGACAGGCCGAAAGCGCGGCCGTGGCCGCCACCCCGATCGCCGAACGGCTGAAGACCGCGACCGCGGACGACGGCAAGAAGGTGTTCGGCAAGTGCAGCTCCTGCCACAACCCCGAAAAGGGCGGCAAGAACGGCACCGGCCCGAATCTCTGGGGTGTCGTCGGCGGGCCGCTCGGCCATGCCGACGGCTTCGCCTATTCGGCCGGCATGAAAGAAGGCGCCGCGGCTGGCCAGAAGTGGGACTTCGCCCATCTCGACGAGTTCTTGGCCAATCCGGCGGGTGTCGTGAAGGGCACCAAGATGAGCTTCAAGGGCCTGCCCAAGCCGGAAGAGCGTGCCGCCGTGATCGCCTATCTGCGCTCGCTGTCGGACAATCCGGTGCCGCTGCCCTGA
- a CDS encoding HesA/MoeB/ThiF family protein, with the protein MFEPEELERYARHIVLRDLGGPGQQKLKAARILVIGAGGLGAPVLLYLAAAGIGTLGIVDDDAVSLSNLQRQVIHATPDVGRPKVESAAAAIGRVNPHVHVETHAVRLDAGNAPALVDAYDLVIDGSDNFATRYLVSDTCFHAGRPLVTAAVSEYDGSLTTLMPHRAGPDGRPNPTYRCLFPEPPPEGLVPSCAVAGILGALTGTMGSLQALEAIKLVAGIGEPLVGRLLMFDARALRFETVRYRWDPDNPLNGTGR; encoded by the coding sequence ATGTTCGAGCCGGAGGAACTGGAGCGCTATGCCCGCCACATCGTGCTGCGCGACCTGGGCGGACCGGGCCAGCAGAAGCTGAAGGCGGCGCGCATCCTGGTGATCGGCGCCGGTGGGCTCGGCGCGCCGGTGCTGCTCTATCTGGCGGCCGCCGGTATCGGCACGCTCGGCATTGTCGACGACGACGCGGTCTCCCTCTCCAACCTGCAGCGCCAGGTGATCCATGCCACGCCGGATGTCGGGCGTCCGAAGGTGGAAAGTGCCGCCGCGGCGATCGGGCGCGTCAACCCGCACGTCCATGTGGAGACCCATGCGGTGCGGCTCGATGCCGGCAATGCGCCGGCGCTGGTCGACGCCTACGACCTGGTGATCGACGGCTCCGACAATTTCGCCACCCGCTACCTGGTCTCCGACACCTGCTTCCATGCGGGAAGGCCGCTGGTGACGGCGGCCGTGTCCGAATATGACGGCTCGCTCACCACGCTGATGCCGCATCGTGCCGGGCCGGACGGCCGGCCGAACCCGACCTATCGCTGCCTGTTCCCCGAACCGCCGCCGGAGGGCCTGGTGCCGTCCTGCGCGGTCGCCGGCATCCTCGGCGCCCTGACCGGCACGATGGGGTCGCTGCAGGCCCTGGAGGCGATCAAGCTCGTCGCCGGCATCGGCGAGCCGCTGGTCGGCCGGCTCTTGATGTTCGACGCCCGCGCGCTGCGCTTCGAGACGGTGCGCTACCGGTGGGACCCGGACAACCCGCTCAACGGCACCGGCCGCTGA
- a CDS encoding extracellular solute-binding protein produces the protein MGGGWDRRGVLAGLSAAAGAALVPVPWAWAADEIETHGLSIFGDLKYGADFRSFDYVNPVAPKGGRLVTVPSQWAYNQNPSTFNTLNTLILKGDAPVGMERTFASLMTRALDEPDAVYGYVARSATVRNKGATFVFRLRPEARFHDGTPITAEDVAFSLTTLKEKGHPSVSLALRDMREVEAEAADTVVVRFAPTRSRGLPLIVATLPILSKAWYATRDFEQTTTEAPLGSGPYRVGRFEPGRYIEYERVADWWGRDLPVAAGHNNFDIVRYEMFRERTAAFEAFKAGLYFLREEFTSLVWATQYDFPALADGKVVRFELEDRSPSGAQGWYLNMRRSKFADRRVREALGLVFDFEWTNKNVFFGSYRRISSFFVNTEFEASGPPSPEELALLEPFRGKVPDEVFGEPWTAPVTDGTGRDRTLLRQAAKLLAEAGWTARDGVLRNAAGESLTVEFLDSDTSFQRVTGPYLENLKRLGVDASVRVVDPSQYQKRVDEFDFDVITRRSSFPPTPDEDIRQAWHSESVDRKGSRNIGGIRDAAVDALILKALGAETRAELTVACRALDRVLRAGRYWIPQWHKASHWIAMWDLYDRPSVKPRYARGIETTWWVNRDKAETLGKGL, from the coding sequence ATGGGCGGCGGATGGGACCGGCGCGGCGTTCTGGCCGGCCTCTCGGCGGCGGCGGGCGCCGCGCTTGTTCCGGTGCCCTGGGCCTGGGCGGCGGACGAGATCGAAACCCACGGCCTGTCGATCTTCGGCGATCTGAAATACGGCGCCGATTTCCGGTCTTTCGACTACGTCAATCCGGTGGCCCCGAAGGGCGGGCGTCTGGTGACCGTGCCGTCGCAATGGGCCTACAACCAGAACCCGTCGACCTTCAACACGCTCAATACCTTGATCCTGAAGGGCGACGCGCCGGTCGGCATGGAGCGGACCTTTGCCAGCCTGATGACCCGCGCGCTCGACGAGCCCGATGCGGTCTACGGCTATGTGGCGCGGAGTGCCACGGTGCGCAACAAAGGCGCCACCTTCGTGTTCCGCCTGCGCCCCGAGGCGCGCTTCCATGACGGCACGCCGATCACCGCCGAGGATGTCGCCTTTTCGCTGACGACCCTGAAGGAGAAGGGGCACCCGTCGGTCTCGCTCGCCTTGCGCGACATGCGCGAGGTCGAAGCCGAGGCGGCCGATACCGTGGTGGTCCGCTTCGCGCCGACCCGTTCGCGCGGGCTGCCGCTGATCGTCGCCACCCTGCCGATCCTCTCCAAGGCCTGGTACGCGACCCGGGACTTCGAGCAGACCACCACGGAGGCGCCGCTCGGCTCGGGTCCCTACCGGGTCGGGCGATTCGAGCCCGGGCGCTACATCGAATACGAGCGGGTGGCGGACTGGTGGGGCCGCGATCTCCCCGTGGCGGCCGGACACAACAATTTCGACATCGTCCGCTACGAGATGTTCCGCGAACGCACCGCCGCCTTCGAGGCGTTCAAGGCCGGGCTCTACTTCCTGCGCGAGGAGTTCACCTCGCTGGTCTGGGCGACGCAGTACGACTTCCCGGCGCTCGCCGACGGCAAGGTCGTCCGCTTCGAACTGGAGGATCGCTCGCCGTCCGGCGCGCAGGGCTGGTACCTGAACATGCGCCGCTCGAAATTCGCCGACCGCCGCGTGCGCGAGGCGCTCGGGCTGGTGTTCGATTTCGAATGGACCAACAAGAACGTCTTCTTCGGCAGCTACCGGCGCATCTCGTCCTTCTTCGTGAACACCGAGTTCGAGGCTTCCGGCCCGCCGTCGCCGGAGGAGCTGGCACTGCTGGAGCCGTTCCGCGGCAAGGTGCCGGACGAGGTCTTCGGCGAACCCTGGACGGCGCCGGTCACCGACGGCACCGGGCGCGACCGGACCCTGCTGCGCCAGGCCGCGAAACTCCTCGCCGAAGCCGGCTGGACCGCCCGCGACGGCGTCCTGCGCAATGCGGCCGGCGAAAGCCTGACGGTCGAGTTTCTCGACAGCGACACGTCCTTTCAGCGTGTCACCGGCCCCTATCTCGAAAATCTGAAGCGCCTCGGGGTCGATGCCAGCGTGCGCGTGGTCGATCCGTCGCAATATCAGAAGCGCGTCGACGAGTTCGACTTCGACGTGATCACGCGGCGCAGTTCGTTTCCGCCGACGCCGGACGAGGATATCCGTCAGGCGTGGCATTCCGAATCGGTCGATCGCAAGGGCTCGCGCAATATCGGCGGCATCCGCGACGCGGCGGTCGATGCGCTGATCCTGAAGGCGCTCGGCGCCGAAACCCGTGCGGAGCTGACGGTCGCCTGCCGGGCGCTCGACCGGGTGCTGCGGGCGGGGCGTTACTGGATCCCGCAGTGGCACAAGGCGTCGCACTGGATCGCGATGTGGGACCTCTATGATCGCCCATCGGTAAAACCGCGCTATGCTCGCGGCATCGAGACCACGTGGTGGGTGAACCGCGACAAGGCCGAAACGCTCGGCAAGGGACTCTGA
- a CDS encoding excisionase family DNA-binding protein: MTVPATATELGARLPNAGEKAAANQLRKILAAKLAAGEEGARLNVIDEGKRLDITLTPALSGLLMDLLRHVGSGNAVTLVPVSQMLTTQQAADILNVSRPFFIKLLEEGQIPFELVGRHRRVKAENLFSYKARRDQKRGEALSALAEMDSELI, from the coding sequence ATGACCGTACCAGCAACAGCCACAGAACTTGGCGCTCGCTTGCCCAACGCAGGAGAAAAGGCAGCCGCCAACCAGCTTCGGAAAATTCTTGCGGCCAAGCTTGCCGCGGGAGAGGAAGGCGCACGCCTGAACGTCATCGACGAGGGCAAGCGTCTCGACATCACTCTGACGCCTGCGCTTTCAGGCCTGCTGATGGATCTGCTCCGACATGTCGGAAGCGGGAATGCCGTTACGCTGGTGCCTGTAAGCCAGATGCTCACGACTCAGCAGGCAGCCGATATCCTCAATGTATCTCGACCTTTCTTCATCAAGCTGTTGGAAGAAGGGCAAATCCCTTTTGAACTGGTCGGTCGCCATCGGCGGGTAAAAGCTGAAAACCTATTCTCTTACAAGGCGCGCCGTGACCAGAAGCGAGGCGAAGCGCTGTCGGCCCTAGCCGAGATGGATTCGGAGCTGATTTAA
- a CDS encoding microcin C ABC transporter permease YejB, whose product MAAYIFRRILLMIPTLLGIMLVTFVIVQFAPGGPVDKVIAQLTGTDVSATSRISGGGSDFQGQPGGGGQPGAGGDSGNKYRGAQGLDPEFIKKLEKQFGFDKPAHERFVLMLWNYIRFDFGESYYRNISVLELIKEKLPVSISLGLWLTLIGYAVSIPLGIHKAVKDGSSFDIWTSAALAIGYAIPSFLFAVMLIVLFAGGSFWQVFPLRGLTSDNFASLSVPAKIADYFWHLVLPITAMAIGHFTSSAMLVKNSFLDEIRKQYVTTARMKGLSEGAVLYGHVFRNAMLLVIAGFPGAFIGAFFGGSVLIETIFSLDGIGLLGFQSVVDRDYPVVFATLFIFSIVGLVVSLISDLLYTWIDPRIDFESREV is encoded by the coding sequence ATGGCCGCCTACATCTTCAGACGCATCCTGCTGATGATCCCAACCCTGCTCGGCATCATGCTGGTCACCTTCGTGATCGTGCAGTTCGCCCCCGGCGGGCCGGTCGACAAGGTGATCGCGCAGTTGACCGGGACCGATGTCTCGGCCACTTCGCGCATCTCCGGCGGCGGCTCGGATTTCCAGGGCCAGCCGGGCGGCGGCGGGCAGCCGGGCGCCGGTGGCGACAGCGGCAACAAGTATCGCGGCGCCCAGGGCCTCGATCCCGAGTTCATCAAGAAGCTCGAAAAGCAGTTCGGCTTCGACAAGCCGGCGCACGAGCGCTTCGTCCTGATGCTGTGGAACTATATCCGCTTCGATTTCGGCGAGAGCTACTATCGCAACATCTCGGTGCTCGAGCTGATCAAGGAAAAGCTGCCGGTGTCGATATCGCTCGGGCTGTGGCTGACGCTGATCGGCTACGCCGTCTCGATCCCGCTCGGCATCCACAAGGCGGTCAAGGACGGCAGCAGCTTCGATATCTGGACCAGCGCCGCGCTGGCGATCGGCTACGCGATCCCGAGCTTTCTGTTCGCCGTCATGCTGATCGTGCTGTTTGCGGGCGGGTCCTTCTGGCAGGTCTTCCCGCTGCGCGGCCTGACCTCCGACAATTTCGCCTCGCTCAGCGTTCCGGCCAAGATCGCCGATTATTTCTGGCATCTGGTGCTGCCGATCACCGCCATGGCGATCGGCCATTTCACCTCGTCGGCGATGCTGGTGAAGAACTCCTTCCTGGACGAGATCCGCAAGCAATATGTCACGACGGCGCGCATGAAGGGACTGTCCGAGGGTGCCGTGCTCTACGGCCATGTCTTCCGCAATGCCATGCTGCTGGTCATCGCCGGCTTTCCCGGCGCGTTCATCGGCGCCTTCTTCGGCGGCTCGGTCCTGATCGAGACTATCTTCTCGCTCGACGGCATCGGTCTGCTCGGCTTCCAGTCGGTGGTCGACCGCGACTATCCGGTCGTCTTCGCCACGCTGTTCATCTTCTCGATCGTCGGTCTGGTCGTCTCGCTGATCTCGGACCTGCTCTATACGTGGATCGATCCGCGGATCGATTTCGAATCGCGGGAGGTCTGA
- the aroA gene encoding 3-phosphoshikimate 1-carboxyvinyltransferase codes for MAHASAGTPLSALASGPLTGRIRVPGDKSISHRSLMFGAVTVGETRIEGLLEAEDVLGTAAAMRALGATVTRDGEGLWRVSGLGVGGLLEPESVLDFGNAGTGSRLTMGLVGGHAVAATFVGDASLSRRPMGRVLDPLRRMGVEVIARKGDRLPLTLRGPDTVIPIEYRVPVPSAQVKSAVLLCGLNSPGVTTVIEPVATRDHTERMLVGFGASLEVTAGPAGERVIRLQGRPSLKPQTITVPGDPSSAAFAIVAGLIVPGSDVTVENVLLNPLRTGLFTTLLEMGADLTIENERVTGGERIGDVRVRSSRLKGVAVPPERAPSMIDEYPILSVAAAFAEGDTFMDGLEELRVKESDRLSAVAHGLAANGVPVEEGETSLKVIGGTRRIGGGTVPTHLDHRIAMSFLVMGLAGQAPVTVDDTATIATSFPSFLGLMTGLGARFEAPRSAD; via the coding sequence ATGGCCCATGCTTCTGCCGGCACGCCTCTTTCCGCCCTGGCCTCCGGCCCGCTGACCGGCCGCATCCGCGTCCCCGGCGACAAGTCGATCTCGCATCGCTCGCTGATGTTCGGCGCCGTCACGGTCGGCGAGACGCGCATCGAGGGCCTCTTGGAGGCCGAGGACGTGCTCGGCACGGCCGCCGCCATGCGGGCGCTCGGCGCCACGGTGACGCGCGACGGGGAGGGGCTGTGGCGCGTCTCCGGGCTCGGCGTCGGCGGTCTGCTGGAACCGGAATCCGTGCTCGATTTCGGCAATGCCGGCACCGGGTCCCGGCTGACCATGGGCCTCGTCGGCGGCCATGCCGTGGCGGCCACCTTCGTCGGCGACGCCTCGCTGTCGCGCCGGCCGATGGGCCGCGTGCTCGACCCGCTGCGCCGCATGGGCGTCGAGGTGATCGCCCGCAAGGGCGACCGCCTGCCGCTGACGCTGCGCGGTCCCGACACGGTCATTCCGATCGAATACCGCGTGCCGGTGCCGTCCGCGCAGGTGAAGTCGGCCGTGCTGCTGTGCGGCCTGAATTCGCCCGGCGTGACGACCGTGATCGAACCGGTCGCGACCCGCGACCATACCGAGCGCATGCTGGTCGGCTTCGGCGCGTCGCTGGAGGTGACCGCCGGTCCGGCCGGCGAGCGCGTCATCCGCCTGCAGGGGCGGCCCAGCCTGAAGCCGCAGACGATCACCGTGCCGGGCGACCCGTCCTCGGCCGCCTTCGCGATCGTCGCGGGCCTGATCGTGCCGGGATCGGATGTCACGGTCGAGAACGTGCTGCTCAATCCGCTGCGCACGGGTCTCTTCACCACGCTCCTGGAGATGGGCGCCGACCTGACCATCGAGAACGAGCGCGTCACCGGCGGCGAGAGAATCGGCGACGTGCGCGTCCGGTCGAGCCGGCTCAAGGGGGTCGCCGTGCCGCCGGAGCGGGCGCCTTCGATGATCGACGAGTACCCGATCCTGTCGGTTGCGGCGGCCTTCGCGGAGGGCGACACCTTCATGGATGGGCTCGAGGAACTGCGCGTCAAGGAAAGCGACCGGCTGTCCGCCGTCGCCCATGGGCTGGCCGCCAACGGCGTCCCGGTCGAGGAGGGCGAGACCAGCCTCAAGGTGATCGGCGGCACCCGCCGGATCGGCGGCGGTACCGTGCCGACCCATCTCGACCATCGCATCGCCATGTCGTTCCTGGTCATGGGACTGGCCGGGCAGGCGCCGGTCACGGTCGACGACACCGCCACGATCGCGACCAGCTTCCCGTCCTTCCTCGGTCTGATGACCGGTCTCGGTGCGCGCTTCGAGGCGCCGCGGAGCGCGGACTGA